AGGATCTTCGGGGAAATAAATTTCTTCGAGTCTTTTCGCAATTCCAATAATGGTTATTTTTCCATATAAACCGAGCAACTTTAAACTTTTTACGGCAGACGAAAGCTGTCCTTTTCCTCCATCAATTAAGATCAGTTGCGGAAGATCATCATCTTCTTCCAAAAGTCTTTTGTACCGTCGATAGATGACTTCTTCCATGGTTTTGTAATCGTCGGGGCCCACAACTGTTTTCGGATGAAAAATCCGATAATCAGATTTGCTCGGCTTTCCATCTTTAAAAACGACGCAGGCAGACACTGGATTTGTCCCCTGAATATTTGAATTATCAAAACCTTCTATATGTCTCGGCTCCACGGGCATTCGCAGCAATTTTTGCATTTCGGCCATGATTCTGTTGGTATGTCTTTCGGGATCAACGATCTGAACCTGTTTCAATTTTTCAACACGGTATTCTTTCGCATTTTTTTCAGACAGTTCTATAATTCTTTTCTTGTCACCAACTTTAGGAACGATCAACTTTACATTCGGAATTTCTAAAGTCAAGTGAAAGGGAATCAAAATTTCTTTAGAATTAGAATCAAATTTCTGGCGAATCTCAATCATAGCTTCTTCTAAAATATCTTCATCTGATTCTTCCAGAATTTTCTTGATCTCTGTGGTAAAACTCTGAATAATACTTCCGTTCTGGATTTTAAAATAATTAATGTAAGCCGCGGCTTCGTCACTCGTCATTCCAAAAACATCCACATCATTAATACTCGGATTTACCACCGTATGCTTCACCTGATAATTATCCAACAAATCCATTCTTTCCTTGACCATCTGGGCATTTTCAAATTCCAGATTTTCCGCGAAAGACATCATTTGACTCACCAAATATTCTTTCGCAATACGGAAATCGCCTTTAATAATACCCCGAATTGCTTCAATCTTCAAATCGTAGCTTTCTTTCATTTCCAGCATTTCGCAGGGGCCTTCACAGTTTTTAATATGATATTCCAGACAAACGCGGTATTTGCCTTCCGCAATTTTAGCCGGAGCCAAATTTAAATTACAGGTGCGTATTTTGTAAATATGTTTAATGGTATCGAGCAGAACTTTTGCGGGACGGACTTTTGCATAAGGACCGTAGTATTCGGATCCGTCTTTTATCTTCGTCCGCGTAAGAAAAACGCGTGGAAAATCTTCATTTTTGATGCAGATCCAAGGATAGGTTTTATCATCCTTGAGCATGACATTATAAAATGGCTGATGTTCTTTGATTAGGTTATTTTCAAGCAAAAGCGCATCGTACTCACTGTTTACAACGGTTGTTTCTAAACGGTGAATTTTGCCAACCATAAGTCTGGTCCGGTAACCCGCCAAGGTTTTATTAAAATAAGAAAGAACTCTTTTTTTTAAATTTTTCGCTTTACCCACGTACAGTAACTGTCCCTTTTTATCATAATAACGATAAACACCAGGGTGAGAAGGCAAAGTTTTTAACTGAAGTTCCAGATCAACATTCATTCTACAAAAATAAGA
This DNA window, taken from Kaistella carnis, encodes the following:
- the uvrC gene encoding excinuclease ABC subunit UvrC, which produces MNVDLELQLKTLPSHPGVYRYYDKKGQLLYVGKAKNLKKRVLSYFNKTLAGYRTRLMVGKIHRLETTVVNSEYDALLLENNLIKEHQPFYNVMLKDDKTYPWICIKNEDFPRVFLTRTKIKDGSEYYGPYAKVRPAKVLLDTIKHIYKIRTCNLNLAPAKIAEGKYRVCLEYHIKNCEGPCEMLEMKESYDLKIEAIRGIIKGDFRIAKEYLVSQMMSFAENLEFENAQMVKERMDLLDNYQVKHTVVNPSINDVDVFGMTSDEAAAYINYFKIQNGSIIQSFTTEIKKILEESDEDILEEAMIEIRQKFDSNSKEILIPFHLTLEIPNVKLIVPKVGDKKRIIELSEKNAKEYRVEKLKQVQIVDPERHTNRIMAEMQKLLRMPVEPRHIEGFDNSNIQGTNPVSACVVFKDGKPSKSDYRIFHPKTVVGPDDYKTMEEVIYRRYKRLLEEDDDLPQLILIDGGKGQLSSAVKSLKLLGLYGKITIIGIAKRLEEIYFPEDPIPLYLDKKSETLKILQRVRDESHRFGVKHHRARRTNSTIKSELDGIPGVGEKTVELLLQKLKSVKRIKESNLETLEEILGKSKGKVVWEYFNSN